Proteins encoded together in one Neobacillus sp. FSL H8-0543 window:
- a CDS encoding nuclease-related domain-containing protein has protein sequence MFDKNFTIPELLLRAEALEGRLPKTHEKLSEVKLKIRILRSGYNGEKTVHYHLSQIPQHRYHILHDIRLPIGDTFFQMDYILLSPKSILLLDAKNHSGKLYLDQNQMIQEYNESREIYENPLSQIQRHKVLLRYWFEKFQIPPLPIEYQVVICKSSTEVIFSPDYKEAQEKLCKANNLLWKIENYEEKLNKQRINLQTFEKLRVLLLQEHTTLKSDILQMFQINKSEIISGVRCPNCSSIPMSYKRNSWFCSECNFLSRNVHLNAINDYLLIINSSITSQELRNFLHIPSSRAATYLLSLLKFPYTGTNRGRIYTPSYIIP, from the coding sequence TTGTTCGATAAAAATTTTACTATCCCCGAATTATTACTGAGAGCTGAGGCACTTGAGGGGAGGTTGCCGAAGACGCACGAAAAATTATCCGAAGTAAAATTAAAAATCAGGATACTTAGATCAGGCTATAATGGAGAAAAAACGGTACACTATCATCTGTCGCAAATACCCCAACATCGATACCACATCTTACATGATATTCGGCTCCCTATAGGAGATACCTTCTTCCAAATGGACTATATCCTCTTATCACCCAAATCTATTCTCTTACTTGATGCAAAAAACCATTCAGGAAAATTGTATCTCGACCAAAATCAGATGATACAAGAATATAATGAATCCAGAGAGATTTATGAAAATCCTTTATCACAAATCCAGCGTCATAAAGTTCTTTTAAGATATTGGTTTGAGAAATTTCAAATTCCGCCATTACCGATTGAATACCAGGTAGTAATATGTAAATCATCGACTGAGGTAATTTTTAGTCCTGACTATAAGGAGGCGCAGGAGAAACTATGTAAAGCGAATAATCTTTTATGGAAAATTGAAAACTATGAGGAAAAATTAAATAAACAAAGAATCAATCTTCAAACTTTTGAAAAACTTAGAGTCCTACTTTTACAAGAACACACCACTTTAAAAAGTGATATCCTACAAATGTTCCAGATAAACAAATCGGAAATAATATCGGGTGTTCGCTGTCCAAATTGTTCGTCTATACCTATGAGCTATAAGAGAAACTCTTGGTTTTGTTCAGAATGTAACTTCCTCTCACGAAATGTCCATTTAAATGCCATAAATGATTATTTACTTATAATAAATTCCTCAATAACCAGTCAAGAATTACGTAATTTTCTGCACATTCCTTCTTCGAGGGCAGCAACCTATCTCTTATCACTTTTAAAATTCCCTTATACAGGTACAAATAGAGGTCGTATTTACACTCCATCGTATATCATTCCTTAA
- the pdaA gene encoding delta-lactam-biosynthetic de-N-acetylase — MKKLLCILSLLLLLVPQITYGAVPNQPIHWGFKRSVNEVPPEAGSKLDTLIGKYDAFYKGDANSKVLYLTFDNGYEQGYTPKVLDVLKKEKVPATFFVTGHYLQSQPELTKRMVAEGHIVGNHSWHHPDMTQISDEKIREELRTVKEKTKELTGQKEMKYLRPPRGVFSERTMQIAKEEGYIHVFWSLAYVDWNVNQQKGAQYAYDSIMKQIHPGSVMLLHTVSKDNADALEKVIQDLKKKGYKFKSLDEFPKKK, encoded by the coding sequence ATGAAGAAATTATTATGCATCCTTAGTTTGCTACTGTTACTTGTGCCGCAGATTACATATGGTGCAGTACCAAATCAGCCCATTCATTGGGGTTTCAAAAGATCCGTCAATGAAGTACCGCCAGAAGCTGGTTCCAAGCTTGATACTCTGATTGGAAAATACGATGCCTTTTATAAAGGTGATGCAAATTCAAAAGTCTTATACCTTACCTTTGATAATGGCTATGAACAGGGTTACACCCCTAAAGTTCTTGATGTATTAAAAAAGGAGAAAGTCCCAGCGACATTTTTTGTGACAGGTCATTACTTACAATCTCAACCTGAATTAACGAAACGAATGGTAGCAGAGGGACATATTGTCGGGAACCACTCATGGCATCACCCCGATATGACACAAATCAGTGACGAAAAAATCCGTGAAGAACTGCGAACGGTCAAGGAAAAAACGAAAGAGTTAACAGGGCAAAAAGAAATGAAGTATTTGCGACCGCCAAGAGGTGTTTTTAGCGAGAGAACAATGCAAATTGCAAAAGAAGAAGGATACATCCATGTTTTCTGGTCGCTTGCCTATGTAGACTGGAATGTTAATCAGCAAAAGGGAGCACAATATGCCTACGATAGTATCATGAAGCAAATTCACCCAGGCTCGGTGATGCTTTTGCATACAGTCTCTAAGGATAATGCGGACGCTCTGGAAAAAGTCATTCAAGATTTGAAAAAGAAGGGCTACAAATTTAAAAGCTTAGACGAATTTCCAAAGAAAAAATAA
- the rlmD gene encoding 23S rRNA (uracil(1939)-C(5))-methyltransferase RlmD, with amino-acid sequence MKTDQANKIELKQTFPLTIKRLGINGEGVGYFKRQVVFVPGALPGEEVVVEATNVTPKFAEAKIKKIRIKSPHRVQAPCPVYEQCGGCQLQHLKYEQQLVEKRDIVIQSLERHTKLVIDKMDIRETIGMEDPWGYRNKSSFQLAGKDGKVLAGLYGLNSHELIDIEHCAVQHSQTNEAVNTVKKILEELKITIYNEKSRKGIVRTIVTRVGVQTGELQVVLITNQAELPKKDHIIQEIQKRLPNVTSIVQNINEQKTSLIFGEETVSLAGEDFIQETLGDLQFELSARTFFQLNPVQTIKLYNEVRTAAALTGEEKIVDAYCGVGTIGLWLADQAAEVRGMDVIPEAIEDAKKNAKRHGITNTKYVPGKAEEVLPKWVKKGWKPDVIIVDPPRTGLDNQLIQTILQAAPEKLLYISCNPSTLAKDIQMLSAKYEVKYIQPLDMFPQTSHVETVTLLELK; translated from the coding sequence ATGAAAACAGATCAAGCAAATAAAATTGAACTAAAACAAACATTCCCGCTAACCATTAAAAGACTCGGCATTAATGGAGAAGGCGTAGGATATTTTAAGAGGCAGGTTGTCTTTGTTCCTGGAGCATTACCAGGGGAAGAAGTAGTGGTTGAGGCTACAAATGTAACCCCTAAATTCGCTGAAGCAAAAATTAAAAAAATCCGCATCAAATCGCCACACCGCGTCCAAGCACCGTGCCCAGTATATGAGCAATGCGGTGGCTGCCAGCTGCAGCACTTAAAGTATGAACAGCAATTGGTTGAAAAACGCGATATTGTTATCCAATCACTTGAACGTCATACAAAGCTGGTAATCGACAAAATGGATATCCGTGAAACCATTGGCATGGAAGACCCATGGGGATACCGGAATAAGAGCAGCTTTCAACTAGCGGGAAAAGACGGAAAGGTTTTGGCTGGGTTATATGGTTTAAACTCACACGAACTCATCGATATTGAGCATTGTGCTGTCCAGCATTCGCAAACCAACGAAGCGGTTAACACGGTTAAAAAGATTCTCGAAGAGCTTAAAATTACGATATATAATGAAAAATCACGCAAAGGAATCGTGAGGACCATTGTTACTCGAGTTGGTGTACAAACCGGCGAGCTCCAGGTGGTGCTTATTACCAATCAAGCAGAATTGCCAAAAAAGGATCACATTATTCAAGAAATCCAAAAACGACTTCCCAACGTGACATCAATCGTTCAGAACATTAATGAGCAAAAAACGTCGCTTATTTTTGGTGAGGAAACAGTGTCATTAGCTGGTGAAGATTTTATCCAAGAAACTTTGGGAGACCTTCAATTTGAACTATCAGCAAGGACTTTCTTCCAGCTGAATCCTGTACAAACCATCAAGCTTTATAATGAAGTAAGAACTGCTGCGGCTCTGACTGGTGAGGAAAAAATTGTTGATGCTTATTGTGGTGTGGGCACGATTGGGCTATGGCTCGCAGACCAAGCGGCTGAGGTCCGTGGAATGGATGTCATTCCAGAAGCAATTGAGGATGCAAAGAAAAACGCTAAGCGTCATGGAATCACTAATACCAAATATGTACCTGGAAAAGCGGAAGAAGTTCTTCCTAAATGGGTGAAAAAGGGTTGGAAGCCAGACGTTATCATCGTGGATCCGCCTAGAACAGGACTCGATAATCAATTAATCCAAACGATACTACAAGCTGCACCAGAAAAGCTTCTATATATATCTTGCAACCCATCAACATTGGCAAAGGACATTCAAATGTTAAGTGCCAAATACGAAGTAAAGTATATCCAACCGTTGGACATGTTCCCACAAACGAGTCACGTGGAGACAGTTACACTGCTGGAGTTAAAATAA
- a CDS encoding glycoside hydrolase family 3 C-terminal domain-containing protein — MIKRTISIFLTAMIFMSMLGIPANATNGGTEGAKPWMNTKLSAEERTKLLLDKMTMEQKIQQIAISRFNENDKGETVVIKRGGSSKYQSGVFPPQGTLPGCEWQDTGRQIRGIEELGIPTVRMTNGGTGVKGGSCGNDPVATGLPSTLAMAATFNRGLNYEAGRILGQETRAFAHHVMLGPGMNLVRHPYGGRNYEYFSEDPYLTGILATEQVKGIQKQGVQAQLKHLAGNEQETERWTMGVQVPSKAMNELYMLPFEMTAKDADPASVMCSFPDVNGTYACDSPELLQDALRKNWGFDGYVMSDRRAIHNTVAAIKAGTNVELDWAPQYYTQEKIKKALDSGQVTENDIDNLLRPRYIKMIEYGHMDKPFNKFLPEIVDPMVNGASARKMAEEGSVLLKNDNRFLPLDGKPKSIALIGVKWFAGIAKMSPRSIRVNNENVVTPYTVTPLQGLENVIKELGYDTKVTYNDGRDPEAAAKIAAESDVVLLMVGDTPGETIDRETLGFPAIPLDKNADRVEQEPMIDAVLKANAKKTVVVLKTSGTVLMPWLNKVPAVLEAWYPGMEDGNAVANLLYGKVNPSGKLPVTFGATEREAAFATKKQYPGTRQDTGKPGGPGPYGDGSDQLIAQYTEGLKMGYRWYEANKVKPVFPFGYGLSYTTFKYNDLKVKRVRDKRTLSGIDVSFTITNTGGVAGKEAAQVYLTLPNVAGQPTKRLVNFEKVDLKPGESKRVNLRINHADSNHPFSYFIPKDPDNLANWADGEWATADGKYRVHVGGSSADTPLVKDIPLNFKLKR, encoded by the coding sequence ATGATAAAACGAACTATTTCAATTTTTTTGACGGCAATGATCTTCATGTCTATGTTAGGAATTCCTGCTAATGCGACGAACGGTGGAACCGAAGGGGCCAAACCCTGGATGAACACCAAGCTCTCCGCTGAGGAGCGCACCAAGCTGCTTCTCGATAAGATGACGATGGAACAGAAGATCCAGCAAATCGCCATCTCGCGCTTCAATGAGAACGACAAAGGTGAGACGGTCGTCATCAAAAGGGGCGGTAGTAGCAAGTACCAGAGCGGTGTATTCCCGCCCCAGGGTACCCTACCCGGGTGTGAGTGGCAGGACACCGGCCGGCAGATCCGTGGAATCGAGGAACTGGGTATCCCCACAGTCCGCATGACCAACGGTGGTACGGGTGTGAAGGGCGGATCGTGTGGCAATGACCCGGTGGCGACGGGTCTGCCGTCCACCCTGGCTATGGCCGCGACCTTCAACCGTGGGCTGAACTATGAGGCCGGTCGAATCCTCGGCCAGGAGACACGTGCCTTCGCGCATCATGTGATGCTCGGACCGGGCATGAACCTCGTGCGCCACCCGTACGGTGGCCGGAACTATGAGTACTTCAGTGAGGACCCGTACCTGACGGGTATCCTTGCGACCGAGCAGGTCAAGGGCATCCAAAAACAGGGGGTCCAAGCCCAACTCAAGCATCTAGCTGGTAACGAGCAGGAAACCGAGCGGTGGACGATGGGTGTCCAGGTTCCCTCAAAGGCCATGAATGAGCTGTACATGCTGCCATTTGAGATGACCGCTAAGGATGCTGACCCAGCCTCCGTGATGTGCTCGTTCCCGGATGTCAACGGCACCTATGCCTGTGACAGCCCTGAACTGCTCCAAGATGCCCTGCGGAAAAACTGGGGCTTCGACGGTTACGTGATGAGTGACCGTCGCGCAATTCACAACACGGTCGCTGCCATCAAGGCGGGCACGAATGTCGAGCTCGACTGGGCACCACAGTACTACACTCAAGAGAAGATCAAAAAGGCCCTCGACTCAGGTCAGGTGACCGAGAACGACATTGACAATCTACTTCGTCCGCGGTATATCAAGATGATTGAGTACGGCCACATGGATAAGCCTTTCAACAAGTTCCTACCTGAGATCGTCGATCCGATGGTCAACGGGGCTAGCGCTCGGAAGATGGCCGAGGAAGGGTCCGTGCTATTGAAGAACGATAACCGCTTCCTGCCACTGGACGGCAAGCCGAAGTCAATCGCGCTGATCGGCGTCAAGTGGTTCGCCGGTATTGCAAAGATGTCCCCGCGCTCCATTCGGGTAAACAACGAGAACGTCGTGACCCCTTACACGGTCACCCCGCTGCAGGGCCTGGAGAACGTCATCAAGGAGCTGGGCTACGACACCAAAGTGACGTACAACGATGGCCGTGACCCGGAGGCTGCTGCTAAGATTGCCGCTGAGTCTGACGTCGTGCTGCTCATGGTCGGCGACACCCCGGGTGAGACCATAGACCGCGAAACTCTCGGCTTCCCGGCCATTCCCCTCGACAAGAACGCGGACCGAGTGGAGCAGGAGCCAATGATCGACGCGGTTCTGAAAGCCAACGCAAAGAAGACGGTTGTGGTCCTGAAAACTTCCGGTACGGTGCTCATGCCGTGGCTGAATAAGGTCCCTGCAGTCCTTGAAGCATGGTATCCGGGCATGGAGGATGGCAATGCCGTCGCCAATCTGCTGTACGGAAAGGTCAATCCGTCCGGCAAGTTGCCTGTGACGTTCGGTGCCACTGAGCGTGAGGCCGCTTTCGCGACCAAGAAGCAATACCCTGGAACCCGTCAAGACACTGGTAAGCCAGGAGGCCCTGGCCCGTATGGTGACGGTTCCGACCAGTTAATTGCCCAGTACACAGAGGGTCTTAAGATGGGCTACCGCTGGTACGAGGCCAACAAAGTGAAGCCTGTCTTCCCATTTGGTTACGGCCTGTCGTACACGACCTTTAAGTATAATGACCTAAAGGTGAAGAGGGTCCGTGATAAACGAACGTTGTCTGGTATTGACGTGTCCTTCACCATCACAAACACTGGTGGCGTTGCCGGCAAAGAAGCGGCACAGGTCTATTTGACACTGCCGAACGTAGCGGGACAGCCGACAAAGCGACTCGTCAACTTCGAGAAGGTTGATCTTAAGCCCGGTGAGAGCAAGCGAGTGAATCTGCGGATTAATCATGCCGATTCCAATCACCCGTTCTCTTATTTCATTCCGAAAGACCCGGACAACCTGGCGAACTGGGCTGACGGCGAGTGGGCTACCGCTGACGGAAAGTACCGTGTCCATGTGGGTGGTTCTTCAGCAGACACTCCGTTAGTAAAGGACATTCCGTTAAACTTCAAACTCAAAAGGTAA
- a CDS encoding right-handed parallel beta-helix repeat-containing protein, which yields MKESIRNSRRGPVYLWWVTLGLMVLLTACTVRESKGPVGSDNAVGPAPSGSSDWQVPGLMDRSGAPIEVPTPGPATGRTLDVTHFGADPDPDSLDDAAAIRKALDAAKPGDEVMLPAGTYDLRSTDPTDESANIVLRSGVDLRGEGQERTVLLTSFNSEDDSRVIRGSGVHDVIVADFTITSHYEGPLGDDPDDGDAGGGPMYGIYLGAHEGQASSQVLVENLGIRRFERHGISVKASREVTLSGNYVSEATAVGPGGQGYGIAIEGSADQHDPDAANDSRHNVVIGNTFDGRHLRHAILLQFPTHNNLVAENTIVGSHLDAIDMHGEGEYLNEIRDNTVIGGQRAGIALGNSGGSKNKHDASGPGNWVHSNDLIGNRQGVLVILGTPDTLIEGNRITAREDSKGGIEVRNAPGTVLHGNHITGGTDGFWAIRLSEDRGADGRGTGIPSGIRIEGNVIRQAANGIRIDAGENLCIVENVIDGIDGAELRVVDGIEVSRSAQHCP from the coding sequence ATGAAGGAATCCATTCGGAACAGCCGGCGAGGTCCGGTTTATTTGTGGTGGGTGACGCTTGGCTTGATGGTTCTCTTGACCGCATGTACCGTCCGGGAATCCAAAGGGCCGGTTGGGAGCGATAACGCCGTGGGACCCGCCCCGTCCGGGAGCAGCGACTGGCAGGTTCCCGGCTTGATGGACCGGTCCGGCGCGCCGATCGAGGTGCCGACGCCGGGTCCGGCCACGGGCAGGACCCTGGACGTCACGCACTTCGGGGCAGATCCTGATCCGGACTCACTCGACGACGCAGCAGCCATCAGGAAGGCACTGGACGCGGCAAAACCAGGTGACGAGGTCATGCTGCCAGCCGGCACGTATGACCTGCGCTCCACTGACCCAACCGACGAGTCTGCGAACATCGTGTTGCGCAGTGGCGTGGATCTGCGAGGGGAGGGTCAGGAACGCACCGTGCTGCTGACCTCCTTCAACAGCGAGGATGATAGTCGAGTAATCCGCGGCTCAGGCGTCCACGATGTTATTGTCGCTGACTTTACCATTACCTCCCATTATGAGGGTCCACTCGGTGACGATCCCGACGACGGCGACGCGGGTGGCGGCCCGATGTACGGGATCTACCTCGGAGCCCATGAAGGGCAGGCCAGCTCCCAGGTTCTGGTGGAGAATCTGGGCATCCGCAGGTTTGAGCGCCATGGGATCTCCGTAAAAGCCAGCCGTGAAGTGACCCTCTCTGGAAACTACGTCAGTGAGGCAACTGCCGTCGGCCCCGGCGGACAGGGCTACGGCATCGCCATTGAGGGCTCAGCGGATCAGCACGACCCGGATGCCGCCAACGATTCCCGGCATAACGTTGTCATCGGCAATACCTTCGATGGCCGGCATCTGCGGCACGCCATTCTGCTGCAGTTCCCCACGCACAACAATCTCGTGGCAGAGAACACTATCGTCGGCAGCCACCTCGACGCTATTGACATGCACGGCGAGGGTGAATACCTGAACGAGATTCGGGATAACACGGTCATCGGTGGGCAACGGGCAGGCATCGCGCTGGGCAATTCCGGAGGGTCCAAGAACAAGCACGACGCCTCAGGACCTGGAAACTGGGTGCACTCCAACGACTTGATTGGAAACCGTCAGGGAGTACTCGTTATCCTGGGAACTCCTGACACCCTCATCGAGGGCAACAGGATCACCGCCAGGGAGGATTCGAAGGGCGGCATCGAGGTCCGAAATGCTCCGGGCACGGTGTTGCACGGTAACCACATCACTGGAGGGACTGACGGGTTCTGGGCCATCCGGCTCAGTGAGGACCGCGGTGCTGACGGACGGGGCACAGGAATCCCCTCAGGTATCAGAATCGAGGGCAACGTCATTCGACAGGCCGCCAACGGCATCAGGATCGATGCTGGGGAGAACCTTTGCATAGTCGAAAACGTTATCGACGGCATCGACGGAGCCGAGCTGAGGGTAGTCGACGGGATCGAGGTGAGCCGGTCGGCCCAGCATTGTCCCTAA
- a CDS encoding SCO family protein, protein MIKYSFFSLLVASLFLVSACSNGAAALEEPIEEKETSTFAPDYEWPIASFEALNQDNINITEEDYQGKVWIMNMIFTNCETVCLPMTANMVKLQNQLAAQGLDVQLVSFSVDPLIDTPEVLKEYALSYKGNLSNWDLLTGYSAEDIKRIAKSVKTLAEKPEGTNQVTHGTKFFLVNQEGTIVTGYDGVNLPIDEIITDLKNIQ, encoded by the coding sequence ATGATAAAATATTCTTTTTTTTCACTGTTGGTTGCTAGTTTGTTTTTAGTTAGCGCGTGCTCGAATGGCGCGGCAGCTTTAGAAGAACCAATAGAAGAAAAGGAAACTTCCACTTTTGCTCCTGACTATGAGTGGCCGATTGCTTCCTTTGAAGCGTTGAACCAAGACAATATTAATATCACCGAAGAAGATTATCAAGGGAAAGTTTGGATCATGAACATGATTTTCACCAACTGTGAGACAGTTTGTTTACCGATGACGGCAAATATGGTCAAACTGCAAAATCAATTAGCCGCACAAGGCCTTGATGTCCAGTTAGTTTCCTTTAGTGTGGATCCCTTGATTGATACACCTGAAGTGTTAAAAGAGTATGCTTTAAGCTATAAAGGGAATTTATCAAATTGGGATTTACTAACAGGCTATTCGGCAGAAGATATCAAGAGAATTGCTAAATCCGTAAAAACATTAGCAGAAAAACCAGAAGGAACCAATCAAGTGACACATGGTACAAAATTCTTTTTAGTAAATCAAGAAGGAACTATAGTTACAGGCTATGACGGAGTGAACCTCCCCATTGATGAAATCATTACTGACTTAAAAAACATTCAATAA
- a CDS encoding PAS domain-containing protein → MNIILQQYIPVAEVIAKTFGHDCEVVLHDLTVPQSSVVYTINNHVTGRQVGQSFDHLVTEVLLSHNFTNDFSANYYFHSDDGRLIKSSTLLIRDQEKKVLGALCINIDTTRITENINWLTSLIPDHPTHLPNSIYKQEDTNTMEHIQEIANELIERIIGNKPVEKLRRDEKVEMIRFMEQKGIFLIRGTIETVAEKLNISKVTVYSYIDEIKGKNNKG, encoded by the coding sequence ATGAACATTATTCTTCAACAGTACATTCCAGTGGCGGAGGTGATAGCCAAAACTTTTGGACACGATTGTGAAGTTGTCTTGCATGATTTAACCGTTCCACAAAGCTCAGTGGTTTATACGATCAACAACCATGTAACCGGCAGGCAAGTAGGACAAAGTTTTGATCATCTAGTTACTGAAGTATTGCTTTCTCATAACTTTACGAATGATTTTTCAGCAAATTATTATTTTCATTCAGACGATGGAAGATTAATAAAATCTTCTACCTTGTTAATTAGAGATCAGGAAAAAAAGGTATTAGGGGCACTCTGTATCAATATTGATACGACTAGAATTACTGAAAATATCAACTGGTTAACTAGTTTAATTCCCGATCACCCAACACATCTTCCCAATTCCATTTATAAACAGGAAGATACGAATACAATGGAGCATATACAGGAGATTGCCAATGAATTAATTGAAAGAATTATTGGTAATAAACCGGTAGAAAAACTGAGACGAGATGAAAAAGTCGAGATGATTCGATTTATGGAGCAAAAGGGGATTTTCCTCATCCGTGGCACAATTGAGACAGTAGCTGAAAAATTGAACATTTCCAAAGTGACCGTATACAGTTATATTGATGAAATTAAAGGTAAAAACAACAAGGGATAG
- a CDS encoding RidA family protein: MKFISINGAKPNPGHYSAATQKGNLLFISGQLPVDPFTGVGISGDITAETKQVLANVDRILEAAGAKKKDIMKVTIYISDISLWDTVNSLYKQYFGDHKPARAVVPTNQLHYGYSIEIEAIAYIDEEKED; encoded by the coding sequence ATGAAATTCATATCAATTAATGGTGCAAAACCAAACCCTGGTCATTATTCTGCCGCAACACAAAAAGGTAACTTACTTTTCATTTCGGGACAGCTTCCAGTTGATCCTTTTACAGGTGTGGGAATCAGTGGAGATATAACTGCTGAAACAAAACAAGTATTGGCGAATGTAGACCGTATTTTAGAAGCGGCAGGTGCAAAAAAAAAGGATATCATGAAGGTCACCATTTATATTTCAGATATTTCCTTATGGGATACCGTCAATTCATTATATAAACAGTATTTTGGTGATCATAAGCCAGCCCGTGCAGTCGTTCCTACGAATCAACTACATTATGGATATTCAATTGAAATTGAGGCAATTGCATATATTGACGAAGAAAAGGAAGATTGA
- a CDS encoding threonine synthase: MNYICYDCSSRYSLESNKWKCDCGGLLNLEYEKKPVDFTKTSLSRDHSLWKYIDALPFEKEDVWQEITLGEGDTPLIKISENVFAKAEYYMPTLSFKDRGAVLLIAIAKKLGVERVIADSSGNAGTAIAAYGARAGIQCDIFVPDSTSSKKIKQIEAHGAIIHKVPGTREDTARAAIAMVENTQSFYASHIYNPIFWEGTKTYVYEVFEQMNGKMPDVFIIPVGNGTLLMGAYIAFQELMENGQIIKMPKILAVQAENCAPIVKSFTEGKYTVEPVEGSGTLAEGIAIAAPARGTEILEAIRATGGDIIGVTEKSIVLARKELALKGIYVEITSAANYAAYLQYVEKYPELNNQQVVFPLCGAGLKSN; encoded by the coding sequence ATGAACTATATTTGCTATGACTGTAGCTCAAGATATTCATTGGAGAGTAATAAATGGAAATGTGATTGCGGAGGACTGCTGAACCTTGAGTACGAAAAAAAGCCCGTTGATTTTACTAAAACCTCCTTGTCAAGAGATCATTCTCTCTGGAAATATATCGATGCACTCCCATTCGAAAAGGAAGATGTCTGGCAGGAGATTACCTTAGGGGAAGGCGATACTCCACTTATCAAAATATCTGAGAATGTCTTTGCAAAAGCTGAATATTATATGCCGACTCTATCATTTAAAGACCGAGGAGCGGTACTACTCATTGCGATAGCGAAAAAACTTGGAGTTGAAAGAGTTATAGCAGACAGTAGCGGGAATGCTGGTACAGCCATTGCTGCCTATGGAGCAAGGGCAGGAATCCAATGTGATATTTTCGTTCCTGATTCTACCTCAAGTAAGAAAATTAAACAAATTGAAGCACATGGCGCGATCATTCATAAGGTTCCTGGAACGAGAGAGGATACAGCAAGGGCGGCAATTGCCATGGTAGAAAACACTCAATCCTTTTATGCAAGCCATATTTATAACCCTATCTTTTGGGAAGGCACGAAAACATATGTTTATGAGGTTTTTGAACAGATGAATGGAAAAATGCCTGATGTATTCATTATTCCAGTCGGAAATGGAACATTGTTAATGGGAGCCTATATTGCCTTTCAAGAGTTAATGGAAAATGGACAGATCATTAAGATGCCTAAAATTCTTGCTGTACAGGCTGAAAACTGTGCACCTATTGTGAAATCCTTTACGGAAGGAAAATATACGGTGGAGCCTGTGGAGGGTTCCGGGACCTTGGCGGAAGGTATTGCCATTGCAGCACCGGCAAGAGGAACAGAAATCCTAGAAGCTATTCGGGCAACTGGCGGTGATATAATCGGCGTAACGGAGAAAAGTATTGTATTAGCGAGAAAAGAGCTTGCATTAAAGGGAATATATGTTGAAATCACATCAGCTGCTAATTACGCCGCATATTTACAATATGTAGAGAAATACCCAGAATTGAACAACCAACAAGTAGTATTTCCTCTATGTGGAGCTGGTCTAAAGAGTAACTAG